The following are encoded in a window of Sphaerisporangium siamense genomic DNA:
- a CDS encoding thiamine pyrophosphate-binding protein: MIVARAVGAVLARLGVTAAFGVVGSGNFHVTNALAEHGVRFVAARHEGGAATMADAYARVSGTVGVLSVHQGPGLTGATTGIAEAAKSRTPLVVLAGEAMEPRSNFHIDQFRLAEAVGAVPLRVTSAETAVAETVRAFRLAAAERRTVVLNLPLAVQRLTLADDALAVPAPPERAVPESPPQRAGELAAALAAARRPVFVAGRGARHARRELEALADRTGALLATSAVARGLFAGSPWNLDVSGGFASPLTAALIRESDLIVGWGCALNMWTMRHGRLIGPSAMIAQVDLEPGALGAHLPIDIGVVGDAAATARAVTALVEGENRPPAGRARRTSALAERIAREVSWRDVPYTDESAAGRIDPRTLTIALDGLLPAERIIGVDSGNFMGYPSMFLSVPDENGLCFTQAFQSVGLGLATAIGAAVARPDRLPVAALGDGGALMGASELETVVRLGLPMVIVIYDDEAYGAEVHHFGPDGHPLDQVRFPPVDFASIGRGYGCAAVIVRGPGDLAAVAEWLDGPRDRPLLVHAKVTCERGAWWLEEAFRGH; the protein is encoded by the coding sequence ATGATCGTCGCGCGGGCCGTCGGCGCCGTGCTGGCACGGCTCGGCGTGACGGCGGCGTTCGGCGTGGTCGGCAGCGGGAACTTCCACGTCACCAACGCCCTGGCCGAGCACGGCGTGCGATTCGTCGCCGCGCGCCACGAGGGCGGCGCGGCCACCATGGCCGACGCCTACGCCCGCGTGAGCGGCACGGTCGGCGTGCTCAGCGTCCACCAGGGGCCGGGGCTGACCGGCGCGACCACCGGCATCGCCGAGGCCGCCAAGAGCCGGACGCCGCTGGTCGTGCTCGCCGGCGAGGCCATGGAACCCAGGTCGAACTTCCACATCGACCAGTTCCGGCTGGCCGAGGCCGTCGGCGCCGTGCCCCTGCGCGTGACCTCCGCGGAGACCGCCGTCGCCGAGACCGTGCGGGCCTTCCGCCTGGCCGCGGCGGAGCGCCGCACGGTCGTGCTGAACCTGCCCCTGGCCGTGCAGCGGCTGACGCTCGCCGACGACGCCCTCGCCGTCCCGGCCCCGCCCGAGCGGGCCGTGCCGGAATCCCCGCCCCAGCGGGCCGGCGAGCTCGCCGCCGCCCTGGCCGCCGCCCGGCGCCCCGTGTTCGTCGCCGGACGCGGGGCGCGGCACGCCCGGCGCGAGCTGGAGGCGCTCGCCGACCGCACGGGCGCGCTGCTCGCCACCTCGGCGGTCGCCCGCGGCCTGTTCGCGGGCAGCCCCTGGAACCTGGACGTGAGCGGCGGGTTCGCCTCCCCGCTCACCGCCGCGCTGATCCGCGAGTCCGACCTGATCGTCGGGTGGGGCTGCGCGCTCAACATGTGGACCATGCGTCATGGCAGGCTCATCGGCCCGTCCGCCATGATCGCCCAGGTCGACCTGGAGCCGGGGGCGCTCGGCGCGCACCTGCCCATCGACATCGGCGTGGTCGGCGACGCCGCCGCCACCGCCCGCGCGGTGACCGCCCTCGTCGAGGGCGAGAACCGTCCCCCGGCCGGACGCGCCAGGCGCACTTCCGCGCTGGCGGAGCGGATCGCCCGCGAGGTGTCCTGGCGCGACGTCCCCTACACCGACGAATCGGCCGCGGGGCGCATCGACCCGAGGACGCTGACGATCGCGCTGGACGGCCTGCTGCCCGCCGAGCGGATCATCGGCGTCGACTCGGGGAACTTCATGGGCTATCCGTCCATGTTCCTGTCCGTCCCCGACGAGAACGGCCTCTGCTTCACCCAGGCGTTCCAGTCCGTGGGCCTCGGCCTGGCCACGGCGATCGGCGCGGCCGTCGCCCGGCCCGACCGCCTGCCCGTGGCGGCGCTCGGCGACGGCGGCGCGCTCATGGGTGCCTCGGAGCTGGAGACCGTCGTACGGCTCGGGCTGCCCATGGTCATCGTGATCTACGACGACGAGGCGTACGGCGCGGAGGTCCACCACTTCGGGCCGGACGGCCATCCGCTGGACCAGGTGCGCTTCCCGCCCGTGGACTTCGCCTCGATCGGGCGCGGGTACGGGTGCGCGGCGGTCATCGTGCGCGGGCCCGGAGACCTCGCCGCGGTGGCGGAATGGCTGGACGGGCCGCGCGACCGGCCGCTGCTCGTCCACGCCAAGGTGACCTGCGAGCGGGGCGCGTGGTGGCTGGAGGAGGCGTTCCGCGGCCACTGA
- a CDS encoding cyclase family protein yields the protein MSVLSSLVESIRSGAIEVVDLTAPLSSSTPVLKLPEPFGNTVPFRLTEISRYDDRGPAWYWNDITTGEHTGTHFDAPVHWVTGRDGEDVAAVPPARLIAPAVVLDFAAHAAGDPDFLLRIEHVKEWEAANGPLPEGGWLLYRTGWDVRANDQEGFLNADETGSHTPGVSAECARWLAEETPIAGIGVETVGTDAGAAHSFDPAFPCHSFLLGAGKYGLTQLRNLDRLPVTGAVVVAPPLPIVGGSGSPVRVLALVER from the coding sequence ATGTCGGTGTTGAGCAGTCTCGTCGAGAGCATCCGGAGCGGGGCCATCGAGGTGGTCGACCTCACGGCGCCGCTGAGTTCCTCGACGCCGGTCCTGAAGCTGCCCGAGCCGTTCGGGAACACCGTCCCCTTCCGGCTCACCGAGATCAGCCGCTACGACGACCGCGGCCCCGCCTGGTACTGGAACGACATCACCACCGGCGAGCACACCGGCACCCACTTCGACGCGCCCGTCCACTGGGTGACCGGCCGGGACGGCGAGGACGTCGCCGCGGTGCCGCCCGCCCGCCTGATCGCGCCCGCCGTGGTGCTCGACTTCGCCGCCCACGCGGCCGGCGACCCCGACTTCCTCCTGCGGATCGAGCACGTCAAGGAGTGGGAGGCGGCCAACGGGCCGCTGCCCGAGGGCGGCTGGCTCCTCTACCGCACCGGCTGGGACGTGCGCGCCAACGACCAGGAGGGCTTCCTCAACGCCGACGAGACCGGCTCGCACACCCCGGGCGTCTCCGCCGAATGCGCCAGGTGGCTGGCGGAGGAGACGCCGATCGCCGGCATCGGCGTGGAGACCGTCGGCACCGACGCCGGGGCCGCCCACTCCTTCGACCCGGCCTTCCCCTGCCACTCCTTCCTGCTCGGCGCCGGCAAGTACGGCCTCACGCAGCTTCGCAACCTCGACCGGCTGCCCGTCACCGGCGCCGTCGTGGTGGCCCCGCCGCTGCCGATCGTGGGCGGCTCGGGCAGCCCCGTCCGCGTCCTCGCCCTCGTCGAGCGATGA
- the dhaK gene encoding dihydroxyacetone kinase subunit DhaK, producing MKKLINHPDDVVTEALAGMALAHPGLRVDVANRVVYRRAAPVRGKVGLVSGGGSGHEPLHGGFVGHGMLDAACPGEVFTSPVPDQVVEATKGVDGGAGVLHVVKNYTGDVLNFQMAAELCAEEGVEVASVLVDDDVAVTDSLHTAGRRGTGATVFAEKIAGALAEAGAPLAEVVKAGEEVVARSRSFGVALTPCTVPAAGRPTFALEPDEVELGIGIHGEPGRARAAAAPARELARVAMEAVHTDMPLSGDVLVMVNGMGGTPLAELYIVFAEVAAFLREKGAAPARSLVGNYVTSLDMQGFSVTVCRLTDELTALWDAPVDTPALRWGR from the coding sequence ATGAAAAAGCTGATCAACCACCCGGACGACGTGGTGACCGAGGCGCTCGCGGGGATGGCCCTGGCCCACCCGGGGCTGCGGGTGGACGTCGCGAACAGGGTCGTCTACCGGCGCGCGGCGCCCGTCCGGGGCAAGGTGGGGCTGGTGTCCGGCGGCGGATCCGGCCACGAACCCTTGCACGGCGGCTTCGTCGGCCATGGCATGCTCGACGCCGCCTGCCCCGGCGAGGTCTTCACCTCGCCCGTCCCCGACCAGGTGGTCGAGGCCACCAAGGGCGTGGACGGCGGCGCGGGCGTGCTGCACGTCGTCAAGAACTACACCGGCGACGTGCTGAACTTCCAGATGGCGGCGGAGCTGTGCGCCGAGGAGGGCGTGGAGGTGGCGTCGGTGCTGGTGGACGACGACGTCGCCGTCACCGACTCCCTCCACACCGCCGGGCGCAGGGGCACCGGCGCGACCGTGTTCGCCGAGAAGATCGCCGGGGCCCTGGCCGAGGCGGGGGCGCCGCTGGCCGAGGTCGTCAAGGCGGGCGAGGAGGTCGTCGCGCGCAGCAGGTCCTTCGGCGTGGCCCTCACCCCGTGCACGGTCCCCGCCGCGGGCCGGCCGACGTTCGCGCTCGAACCCGACGAGGTCGAGCTCGGCATCGGCATCCACGGCGAGCCCGGCCGCGCCAGGGCCGCCGCCGCGCCGGCCCGCGAGCTGGCCCGCGTCGCCATGGAGGCCGTGCACACCGACATGCCGCTGTCCGGTGACGTCCTGGTGATGGTCAACGGCATGGGCGGCACGCCGCTCGCCGAGCTGTACATCGTGTTCGCCGAGGTCGCCGCCTTCCTGCGCGAGAAGGGCGCCGCACCCGCCCGGTCCCTGGTCGGCAATTACGTCACCAGTCTGGACATGCAGGGCTTCTCGGTCACCGTCTGCCGGCTGACCGACGAGCTCACCGCCCTCTGGGACGCCCCCGTGGACACCCCCGCCCTCCGCTGGGGCCGCTGA
- the dhaL gene encoding dihydroxyacetone kinase subunit DhaL, with translation MDTGFFVAWIEAAARAVAADRERLTELDAAIGDADHGINLDRGFTAAREALAADPPATPGRALTLTGTTLIRKVGGASGPLYGTVFRQMGTALGPAAAATPDALADAVAAAVAGVERLGGAREGDKTMVDALAPASRALSGAVRAGTAIEEALDAAVAAAEDGARAAIPLRARKGRASYLGDRGIGHEDPGAASSVLLLAALRQAARGGLRR, from the coding sequence ATGGACACCGGGTTCTTCGTCGCCTGGATCGAGGCGGCGGCGCGGGCCGTCGCCGCCGACCGGGAGCGCCTGACCGAGCTGGACGCCGCGATCGGCGACGCCGACCACGGGATCAACCTGGACCGCGGCTTCACCGCCGCGCGCGAGGCCCTCGCCGCCGACCCTCCCGCCACCCCGGGCCGGGCGCTCACCCTCACGGGCACGACGCTGATCCGCAAGGTCGGCGGCGCCTCCGGTCCCCTGTACGGCACGGTGTTCCGGCAGATGGGCACGGCGCTCGGCCCCGCCGCCGCGGCCACGCCGGACGCCCTCGCCGACGCGGTGGCGGCCGCCGTGGCCGGTGTGGAGCGGCTCGGCGGCGCCCGCGAGGGCGACAAGACCATGGTCGACGCCCTGGCGCCCGCGTCCCGGGCGCTGTCCGGCGCCGTGCGCGCCGGGACCGCGATCGAGGAGGCGCTGGACGCCGCCGTGGCCGCCGCCGAGGACGGCGCCCGCGCGGCGATCCCGTTGCGGGCCCGCAAGGGCCGGGCCAGCTACCTCGGCGACCGCGGCATCGGCCACGAGGACCCCGGCGCCGCGTCCTCCGTCCTCCTGCTCGCGGCCCTCCGGCAGGCCGCACGAGGAGGCCTGCGCCGATGA
- the dhaM gene encoding dihydroxyacetone kinase phosphoryl donor subunit DhaM, whose protein sequence is MSTPQRLVGIVLVSHSDTLASSAAALAVQIAGPDVRVAPAGGTEDGGLGTSADKVAAAIETVDQGVGVVLIPDLGSSVLTARLLESPGRVAIADVPFVEGAIAAAVQAGIGGSLQDVLAAAEDARVYRKL, encoded by the coding sequence ATGAGCACCCCTCAGCGTCTGGTGGGAATCGTCCTGGTCTCGCACAGCGACACGCTCGCGTCCTCGGCGGCGGCCCTCGCCGTGCAGATCGCCGGACCCGACGTGCGCGTGGCCCCCGCGGGCGGCACGGAGGACGGCGGCCTCGGCACCAGCGCCGACAAGGTCGCCGCGGCCATCGAGACGGTCGACCAGGGGGTCGGCGTGGTGCTGATCCCCGATCTCGGCAGCTCGGTGCTCACCGCCCGCCTGCTCGAATCGCCGGGCCGGGTCGCCATCGCCGACGTCCCCTTCGTCGAGGGCGCGATCGCCGCCGCCGTCCAGGCCGGGATCGGCGGCAGTCTGCAGGACGTCCTGGCCGCCGCCGAGGACGCCCGCGTCTACCGCAAGCTCTGA
- a CDS encoding dihydrolipoyl dehydrogenase family protein: MGDDGDAFDVIVIGAGPAGEIAAARAVRGGLTAAVVEERLAGGECAYYACIPSKALLRPVDLAAEVRGLPGLELRGPIDAAAVLARRDEVVSHLDDSGQVRWIEDRPATFVRGRGRLAGPLRVEVTGPDGDVRTLQARHAVVVATGSDPLVPGVPGLREARPWTNREATVAEQVPKRLVVIGGGAVGCEMAQALHALGALETTMLVRGGRLLSRFEPFAGELLADSLRRDGVDVRFGRSAVRVERAFLDGPVTAHLDDGVQIEADEVMVATGRRAAVVDLGLETVGVPADGPIEVDATMRATAVPDGWLYAVGDVNGLNLLTHMGKYQSRLCGDAIVARARDLPGEPARDTADHAGAPQVIFTDPQVCAVGLTESQAREAGLPVRVVEDDLATVSAARLQADDYRGRVKIIVDEERRVLLGATIVGPAVLDHLHAATIAVTAEVPLDRLWHAVPVFPTMSEFWLHLLEAYGL, from the coding sequence ATGGGTGACGATGGCGACGCGTTCGACGTGATCGTGATAGGCGCGGGCCCGGCCGGGGAGATCGCCGCCGCGCGGGCCGTGCGGGGCGGCCTGACGGCGGCCGTCGTCGAGGAGCGCCTGGCCGGCGGCGAGTGCGCCTACTACGCGTGCATCCCGAGCAAGGCCCTGCTGCGGCCGGTGGACCTGGCCGCCGAGGTACGCGGTCTGCCGGGGCTGGAGCTGCGCGGCCCGATCGACGCGGCGGCGGTGCTGGCCCGCCGCGACGAGGTCGTGTCGCACCTCGACGACAGCGGCCAGGTGCGCTGGATCGAGGACCGGCCGGCGACGTTCGTCCGGGGCCGGGGACGCCTGGCGGGGCCGCTGCGCGTCGAGGTGACCGGGCCGGACGGGGACGTCAGGACGCTCCAGGCCCGGCACGCGGTCGTCGTCGCCACCGGCAGCGACCCGCTCGTCCCCGGCGTGCCCGGGCTGCGCGAGGCGCGGCCGTGGACGAACCGGGAGGCCACGGTCGCCGAGCAGGTGCCCAAGCGGCTGGTCGTGATCGGCGGCGGGGCCGTCGGCTGCGAGATGGCGCAGGCCCTGCACGCGCTCGGGGCGCTGGAGACGACGATGCTCGTGCGCGGCGGCCGCCTGCTGAGCCGGTTCGAACCGTTCGCCGGGGAGCTTCTCGCCGATTCGCTGCGGCGGGACGGCGTGGACGTGCGGTTCGGCCGCTCCGCCGTCCGCGTCGAACGCGCGTTCCTGGACGGCCCGGTGACCGCCCACCTCGACGACGGCGTGCAGATCGAGGCCGACGAGGTCATGGTCGCGACCGGGCGCAGGGCCGCCGTCGTGGATCTCGGCCTGGAGACGGTCGGCGTGCCGGCGGACGGGCCGATCGAGGTGGACGCGACCATGCGGGCGACCGCCGTCCCGGACGGCTGGCTCTACGCCGTCGGCGACGTCAATGGGCTGAACCTGCTCACCCATATGGGCAAATATCAGTCCAGGTTGTGTGGGGACGCGATCGTCGCCCGCGCCCGGGACCTGCCCGGCGAGCCGGCGCGCGACACCGCCGACCACGCGGGCGCCCCGCAGGTCATCTTCACGGACCCGCAGGTGTGCGCGGTGGGCCTCACCGAGTCGCAGGCGCGCGAGGCCGGCCTGCCGGTGCGGGTCGTGGAGGACGACCTCGCCACGGTGTCGGCCGCACGTCTCCAGGCCGACGACTACCGCGGCCGGGTGAAGATCATCGTCGACGAGGAGCGCCGCGTCCTCCTCGGCGCCACCATCGTGGGCCCCGCCGTGCTGGACCACCTGCACGCCGCCACGATCGCGGTCACGGCCGAGGTGCCGCTCGACCGCCTGTGGCACGCCGTCCCGGTGTTCCCGACGATGAGCGAGTTCTGGCTGCACCTGCTGGAGGCGTACGGCCTGTGA
- a CDS encoding ArsR/SmtB family transcription factor has product MMSSARELAHPEAADLVVTDVLFALSDPARLALVRRLAEGPLEVAACQPIEGEIPKSTLSHHLKTLREAGVIRNVPAGRRRYVSLRRDDLEGRFPGLLTAVLATPGPSDA; this is encoded by the coding sequence ATGATGTCCTCCGCGCGGGAGCTGGCGCACCCCGAAGCCGCCGACCTCGTGGTGACCGACGTGCTGTTCGCGTTGAGCGACCCCGCGCGGCTCGCGCTGGTACGGCGGCTCGCCGAGGGGCCGCTCGAAGTGGCCGCCTGCCAGCCCATCGAGGGCGAGATCCCCAAATCGACCCTCTCGCACCACCTCAAGACGCTCCGCGAGGCGGGGGTGATCCGCAACGTCCCCGCCGGGCGCCGGCGCTACGTGAGCCTGCGCCGCGACGACCTGGAGGGCCGCTTCCCCGGCCTGCTCACCGCCGTCCTCGCCACGCCCGGGCCCTCGGACGCCTGA
- a CDS encoding MFS transporter, protein MSTRRNERTPAARMSRRAGFWTLGGTLLAFMAASSAPSPLYVVYQARWGFSSGTLTAVFAVYALALLLALLTVGGLSDFVGRRPVLLAALAGEIVAMVTFLTAGGVAQLLAARIVQGLATGAATGAISAGLVDLQPSPGSRLGPLVNTAAPTTGLAVGALGTGLLAHYAPAPTTLVFALLTAAFVLIIAAIALLPDTVTPRPGALASLRPRARVPRQARAAFLGAVPCLIATWALGGLYLSLGPSLVAGVLHVPDRLAGGLLVAVITTAGAVASVLARDLAPRRVMIGGSAALAAGTVITLTGLAVTSLPLFFAGAAVAGSGFGASFLGTLRSLAALAAPRERAELFAAVYVVSYLAFSLPAVLAGELVPVLGLATTATAYSVLIIILALLAVATGPLSKRPVLSPDPVLTDPAPAAERV, encoded by the coding sequence TTGAGTACCAGAAGGAACGAGCGCACACCGGCGGCGCGGATGTCGCGGCGTGCGGGGTTCTGGACGCTCGGGGGCACGTTGCTGGCGTTCATGGCCGCCTCCAGCGCGCCGTCGCCGCTCTACGTCGTGTACCAGGCGCGATGGGGCTTCTCCTCCGGCACGCTGACCGCCGTCTTCGCCGTCTACGCCCTCGCCCTGCTGCTCGCGCTGCTCACCGTCGGAGGGCTCTCGGACTTCGTGGGACGCCGCCCGGTGCTGCTCGCCGCCCTGGCCGGCGAGATCGTGGCCATGGTGACCTTCCTGACCGCGGGCGGGGTGGCGCAACTGCTGGCGGCGCGCATCGTGCAGGGCCTCGCGACCGGCGCGGCCACCGGCGCCATCAGCGCGGGACTCGTGGACCTGCAGCCGTCCCCCGGCTCGCGGCTCGGCCCCCTGGTGAACACCGCGGCCCCGACCACCGGACTCGCCGTCGGCGCCCTCGGCACGGGACTGCTCGCCCACTACGCGCCCGCGCCGACCACGCTGGTGTTCGCCCTGCTCACGGCCGCATTCGTCCTGATCATCGCCGCGATCGCCCTGCTCCCGGACACGGTCACGCCCCGCCCCGGCGCCCTGGCCTCGCTGCGCCCCCGCGCGCGGGTCCCCCGGCAGGCGCGGGCCGCGTTCCTCGGGGCCGTCCCCTGCCTGATCGCCACCTGGGCCCTGGGCGGGCTGTACCTGTCACTCGGGCCCTCGCTCGTGGCCGGCGTCCTGCACGTCCCCGACCGCCTGGCCGGCGGGCTCCTGGTCGCGGTGATCACGACAGCGGGGGCCGTCGCCTCGGTGCTGGCGCGTGACCTCGCGCCGCGACGGGTCATGATCGGAGGCTCGGCGGCCCTGGCGGCCGGCACGGTCATCACCCTGACCGGCCTGGCCGTGACGTCGCTCCCGCTGTTCTTCGCCGGCGCCGCCGTCGCGGGCTCCGGTTTCGGCGCCTCGTTCCTCGGCACCCTGCGCTCACTCGCCGCCCTCGCGGCCCCCCGCGAGCGCGCGGAGCTGTTCGCCGCCGTCTACGTGGTCAGCTACCTCGCGTTCAGCCTGCCCGCCGTCCTCGCCGGCGAACTCGTCCCCGTCCTCGGACTCGCCACGACGGCCACCGCGTACAGCGTCCTGATCATCATCCTGGCCCTTCTCGCCGTGGCCACCGGCCCCCTGTCGAAGCGCCCCGTCCTCTCCCCCGACCCGGTCCTGACCGACCCCGCTCCCGCCGCCGAACGCGTCTGA
- a CDS encoding DUF6343 family protein → MWGDRSGTEPKTARSPLGLRAILSGVALPVAMAVGVAFIVAGTSTGAGIWYAEAAVAFAVALIAAIDLIVIRHRARRRSQENHPPSS, encoded by the coding sequence ATGTGGGGAGACCGCTCAGGAACCGAGCCGAAGACGGCGCGCAGCCCGCTCGGCCTGCGGGCCATCCTCTCCGGCGTGGCACTGCCCGTGGCCATGGCCGTCGGGGTCGCCTTCATCGTGGCGGGCACGAGCACCGGCGCCGGCATCTGGTACGCCGAGGCCGCCGTGGCCTTCGCCGTCGCGCTCATCGCCGCCATAGACCTCATAGTGATCCGCCACAGGGCCCGCCGCCGCTCCCAGGAGAACCACCCCCCATCCTCTTGA
- a CDS encoding pyridoxamine 5'-phosphate oxidase family protein — MWGVVVAEGSEIVEVTSEAELRALLGAPIPRALAKERVTLHERDREWLAASPFCLVATSGADGTCDVSPKGDPPGFTYVIDDTTIAIPDRPGNRRVDGFLNILANPHVGLLYAVPGRNETLRINGRARLVREAPYFDEMIVKGHRPALALVVDIEQIFFHCGKSFMRSSLWKPGTWNPDALPSHATIVKSVQKTEETLEELEHYYGAQYATRLYRS, encoded by the coding sequence ATGTGGGGAGTCGTCGTGGCGGAGGGGTCGGAGATCGTGGAGGTCACCTCGGAAGCCGAGTTGCGGGCGCTGCTCGGCGCGCCGATTCCCCGGGCCCTGGCCAAGGAGCGGGTCACGCTGCACGAGCGGGACCGCGAGTGGCTGGCGGCGTCCCCGTTCTGCCTGGTGGCGACCTCCGGAGCGGACGGCACGTGCGACGTCTCCCCGAAGGGCGACCCTCCCGGCTTCACCTACGTGATCGACGACACCACGATCGCGATCCCGGACCGCCCGGGAAACCGGCGGGTGGACGGCTTCCTGAACATCCTGGCCAACCCGCACGTCGGCCTGCTCTACGCGGTCCCTGGCCGCAACGAGACGCTCCGTATCAACGGCCGCGCCCGGCTGGTCCGCGAGGCGCCGTACTTCGACGAGATGATCGTCAAGGGACACCGCCCCGCGCTCGCGCTGGTCGTGGACATCGAGCAGATCTTCTTCCACTGCGGCAAGTCGTTCATGCGCTCATCCCTGTGGAAGCCCGGCACCTGGAACCCCGACGCCCTGCCGTCCCACGCCACCATCGTCAAGAGCGTGCAAAAGACCGAGGAGACCCTCGAAGAACTGGAGCACTACTACGGCGCCCAGTACGCCACCCGCCTCTACCGCTCCTGA
- a CDS encoding Smr/MutS family protein: protein MKLKLDLHDIYNRGAEIDRALHGIIQEAIRKKATEVEIIPGKGSGQLKKKVLRFLDQKEIKALYHRIDKDAKNHGRLFVYFRHK from the coding sequence GTGAAGCTGAAGCTCGATCTCCACGACATCTACAACAGGGGCGCCGAGATCGACCGCGCGCTGCACGGCATCATCCAGGAGGCGATCCGGAAGAAGGCCACCGAGGTCGAGATCATCCCCGGCAAGGGATCAGGCCAGCTCAAGAAGAAGGTCCTGCGCTTCCTGGACCAAAAAGAGATCAAGGCCCTCTACCACCGCATCGACAAGGACGCCAAGAACCACGGCCGCCTGTTCGTGTACTTCCGGCACAAGTAG